Part of the Chloroflexi bacterium ADurb.Bin180 genome is shown below.
CGACGAGGGCACCTTTGCCGATTGGGCGAAAAAGCTGGATGCCGACACGCTGGCGGGCATTGTGGGTAGCCTCGAGCACCAGCAGGTTCAGTTGAGCCTGCCGCGCTTTAGCTTTGACTCAGAGGTCCAGCTAAAGGCCGCCCTGCAAAAGCTGGGCATGAGCCAGCCGTTCACCGCCGAGGCCGACTTTTCAGGGATGACCGGGCGGCGGGACCTCTTCATCGACGACGTGTACCACAAGGCCTTTGTGGCCGTCGACGAGTCGGGCACCGAGGCCGCGGCGGCAACGGCCGTCGTCATACGCCTCAGCGGAATGCCCCTTGAGCCGGTGGCAGTGACGGTGGACCGTCCGTTCCTGTTCCTTATCCGCGACACAGGCACCGGCGCGGTGCTCTTCCTGGGCCACGTGGTGAATCCGGCCCAGAGTTAGTCTGTTCGTACCCGGACTTGGTCTTCCCGGACTTAGTCCGGGAGGTCCGCGGCCGGCATTGCCGGTTACTGCCCTGCTCTCAACCCCCTCGTTGCCCACACGGCCACTCGAGACTATAATGACCTTTGCTTTGTCTCGTCTCGTGAGGGAGTTGCGGTGCCCGTTGATGCGCAAGCGTTAGCCAATCTGCCGTTCTTCTCCCGCCTGGACGCAGCCGGCCTGGCGGAGGTCGCGCCGCACGTGCGTGAGGTCGCGCTGGAGCCGGGCCAGGTAGCGGTCTGGGAGGGTGAGCCCTGCAGCGCGGTCTATTTCGTGGTCCGCGGCCTGGTGCGCACCAGGCGTATGTCGCTCAACGGTCGCGAGCACGTGCTCTCCTACCTCGGGGCCGGTACCTGCTTCAACCTCGTACCCGCCCTGGATGGCAAGCCCAACCCGCTCACCGTCGATGCCGTGACTGCCACCACGCTCTACTCCGTGGCCTGCGCCGACTGCCGCTCCATTCTGGCCCGCAACAGCGAGATGGCCCACGCCCTGCTGGAGCATCTGGCCGGCGAGGTGCGCACGCTCAGCGATATGGTCGAGTCGCTGGCCCTGCACACGGTCCGCGCTCGCCTGGCCCGCTTTCTGCTGGACATCGTGTCCGGCAAGGCGCCGCCCCGCGCCTGGACCCAGGAAGAAGTAGCTGCCCACATCGGCACGGTGCGCGAGATGGTCGGCCGCACCCTGCGCGATTTCACCCAGGAAGGCCTGATCCGCCGCGAACGCGGCCGCATTGTTGTCCTCGACCCCGACCGACTCA
Proteins encoded:
- the crp_2 gene encoding cAMP receptor protein, producing MPVDAQALANLPFFSRLDAAGLAEVAPHVREVALEPGQVAVWEGEPCSAVYFVVRGLVRTRRMSLNGREHVLSYLGAGTCFNLVPALDGKPNPLTVDAVTATTLYSVACADCRSILARNSEMAHALLEHLAGEVRTLSDMVESLALHTVRARLARFLLDIVSGKAPPRAWTQEEVAAHIGTVREMVGRTLRDFTQEGLIRRERGRIVVLDPDRLTRESGS